Part of the Carassius auratus strain Wakin unplaced genomic scaffold, ASM336829v1 scaf_tig00214615, whole genome shotgun sequence genome, ACCGGAAGGAAAGCTGCTTAGGTGGAGTAAAGCCAGCAGATGTTGGATATATGGGATTGCTTTGTGCTGATTCTAGGTATTTCACTCTCTAACCCCTTGGCCTGCCACCTGAACCTAGCTGAAGTTCTAGCTGAGAGAGGGTAAAAGCCAACCTTGGATGGTCCTCTTGAAAAAGGCCTTGCAGGCCTCGCAGGAGGCGACACCGTAATGGTAGCCGGAGGCGATGTCCCCGCACACCAGACACAGGCGCTTGGGCATGGAGTTCAGCATGTACTCGCATTTAATCTGTGAGTCCTCCGTGATGGTGCTGGAGCAGTCCTCGTAACGCTTTGCTCCGGCTCCGCTGGGACCCAGAGCACCGGTTGGGCCATAAAGAGTGGGTGAGTCCAGACCGTTCTGATGGCCGTTCATGGTGGAGCTGTAGCTACCGCTGGCGTCTGAGGAACCGCCGGGGCTGTGGTGATTTACGCTGTCCGTCAGTGAGGCAGGGCTGGAAGGTTCCGTCTTTATGTAGGAGGGGCAACTCGACTCAATGTGGCGGTCCTTGCTGGACATTCTGCAGAGCAGCCTACATGGACCAAACATAACGAGACAAACACCAAAGTGTTAGTGAACATGACGACAGTAGTGTGGAAAACAAGAAAATGACTGTCTGAGAACTTATATGCTCCTATTCTGGTAAATTCAGGCTAGtctaaaattttcttttttttttttagcaggggaGACTTGTGTCACCAATGCCAAGCCattgagaaaaacaaaagaaaaagaaacatacaACCCCCAACAACTCTCCATTTTGCACATGGGTCCACCTGCGCCTTACCCCGAGAGAACAGAAGATTCAGCAGCTAAAAAAAACCCCTGATTGTGAATTCAGAATTCTAGTTTCTTAGCATGTTAATGACTTCTCTGAGAGGAAACATAAGAGGAGAGGCATATGAGAGCCAGTGTGCCACGGTCCCTTGGGTCTCACTAAAGTGTCTGAGTGGTTGTATATCTAAAAGGCTGTAAAGAGGAGAGCTAACATCGCTACTCTAGCATAGCGTGCAGCCAATTGAGTTCTAAAGAAATGTGCCACAACCAACTCAGACATGTCctaatagttttaaatatataaataatttctgacagtttatatgcacatttatatgcacgcatttttatgcatttgccattataacatttttttatgaatcttaTTGGagtcagattttatttaattataatgtacataattataaatgcataaatttttttgcatttcacacacacacacacacacacacatatatatattcttcaatATACATTTTAACTCAGACCATTCAGATTCATTTGATTCCATTGACagagcaaataatttatttactgtcaAGTTACAAAGCATGAGTCAAATCCTGTCTTTTCTCCTGGACCAAAATTGTCTATCGCCACTGAAAAGTGCTAAAGGCCTTTTTTTGTGAATGTGGATCAAGAGGTGGGATCCGGTGATCAAATGCACCATGACAGATGAACGTCTGCAGGGCGGAAGAGAGAGGGACAGTAGGGAAAGCTCAGCGCCATCACTCACTTTCCAGTCAATATCAACTTGTTCTACATGACTCTAATCAGTGCGGAGGCACAAAGCAGTTCCATCATCCTCGCCCATGGCCAGTcaccatctcacacacacacacacacacactcacatgcatcgactgacagaaaacaaaaaaatcagctagacagacacaaacattcaGTATCAATCCAGTAACACAAGCAGACACCCACATAGTCAAAAGCAGAGACCCTTCAAAGCCAAACAAAAGAGCAGGCTGACCAATCCAACCCACCCACCCAGCTCATATCGCTCGATACCGCCAACACATTTAGTTGAGCCACCCCTCCACCCACATAGCCCTGGGAGAGAGGCCTATTAATGAGCGCTGTAATTAATAGATATCTCTGCTCTGTCTTACAGGAGGCTTCAAGGCCTGCAAGAGTGGATTAACCGTTTCCCCTGTCAACACTCCAGAAGACCCCGAGCTGGGTCCTGCAGGGTGTAGTGGGGGTGGAGAGCGCCACTTCACCAAACTGTGTCAATTAGCTGCACATCAGTATCTACATTCAGCAAAATGTGATTGTTCAGGGACTGTTTGTTTCTCTGAAATTCTCAAAGGTTTTGGGGGTTGTGATTTCACATAGACTGAGTGTGAGGTCACGCTCAAACAAGCTCTCTATTTTCCCTTAACTGCATTAGCGGTAAGGTGTGTGAAAAGTGAGATGATGGCAGAGGAACAAAGTCTtaataaagacagaaagaaaatcaCAGAGGATTTATACAGACAGCACATCAGGACCATTTTAACATG contains:
- the LOC113092505 gene encoding estrogen-related receptor gamma-like, with the translated sequence MFGPCRLLCRMSSKDRHIESSCPSYIKTEPSSPASLTDSVNHHSPGGSSDASGSYSSTMNGHQNGLDSPTLYGPTGALGPSGAGAKRYEDCSSTITEDSQIKCEYMLNSMPKRLCLVCGDIASGYHYGVASCEACKAFFKRTIQGNIEYSCPATNECEITKRRRKSCQACRFMKCLTVGMMREGESNKKKCLARGDNEHFIHCPTVFLTLSTVLRKCRGFHKGGNKVDQV